The following coding sequences are from one Odocoileus virginianus isolate 20LAN1187 ecotype Illinois chromosome 7, Ovbor_1.2, whole genome shotgun sequence window:
- the COA6 gene encoding cytochrome c oxidase assembly factor 6 homolog isoform X2, which translates to MAAPSMKERQACWGARDEYWKCLDENTEDASKCKKLRSSFESSCPQQWIKYFDKRRDYLKFKEKFEAGDFQPSKMTAKS; encoded by the exons ATGGCAGCCCCATCTATGAAAGAAAGGCAGGCTTGCTGGGGAGCCCGCGATGAATACTGGAAGTGTTTAGATGAGAACACGGAGGACGCTTCTAAGTGCAAGAAGTTAAGAAGCTCATTTGAATCAAGTTGTCCCCAACAGTGG ataaaatattttgataaaagaagagactacttaaaattcaaagaaaaatttgaagcagGAGATTTCCAGCCTTCGAAAATGACTGCAAAGTCCTAG
- the COA6 gene encoding cytochrome c oxidase assembly factor 6 homolog isoform X1 → MDLSPLGMAAPSMKERQACWGARDEYWKCLDENTEDASKCKKLRSSFESSCPQQWIKYFDKRRDYLKFKEKFEAGDFQPSKMTAKS, encoded by the exons ATGGA CTTGAGCCCGCTAGGAATGGCAGCCCCATCTATGAAAGAAAGGCAGGCTTGCTGGGGAGCCCGCGATGAATACTGGAAGTGTTTAGATGAGAACACGGAGGACGCTTCTAAGTGCAAGAAGTTAAGAAGCTCATTTGAATCAAGTTGTCCCCAACAGTGG ataaaatattttgataaaagaagagactacttaaaattcaaagaaaaatttgaagcagGAGATTTCCAGCCTTCGAAAATGACTGCAAAGTCCTAG